The sequence GCCACGTAGAAGGTGACCACGCGCATGCGGGTCAGGCCCATCACCAGATTGACGATGAAGAACGGGAAGACCGGTACCAGGCGCAGCGTGAACAGATAGAAACCACCCTCACGCTCGACGCCACGATTGAGGGATTCCAGCTGACGGCGGAAGCGCTTCTCGATGCTCTCGCGCAGCAGAGTGCGGGAAATCAGGAAGGCCAGCGTCGCACCGATGGTGCTGGCGAAGGAGATCAGCAATAGCCCCCAGCCGAAGCCGAACAGCGCGCCCCCCAGCAGCGTCAGCAGTGCTGCCCCGGGCAGCGAGAGTGCCGCCATCGCCACGTAGACGACGAAGAAGGTGCCCGCGACCTTGTACGGCGATTCCGCGAACAACGCCTGGAATTCCGCCTGGCTGGCCTTGAGGCTCTGCAGGGTGAAGTAGTCCTGTGCCCCGCTGGCAAAGAACACCACGATGGCAGCGACGATGGCGCCTAGAAGCAGTAACTTGCGTTTATTCACTGGCGATTTCCTTTTCGATTCCTGCCGTCATGGGCATGTCATTGGGAGGTACCGTGTCCTTACGAGGCATGTCGCTGACTGGATGCACTGATTCGCGTAGCGGGGTGAATGGCTGTGGCTTGATCACGACAACGGTAACGTTTCATTCTGCATGTTCGCATCCATCCCACGTTTATTCGCGTAGAACCCTGATACAGGCAGTGAGTGAATGGCAAGGCCAGCCACCTCGCAGCCCACCGGGACATGGAGATTTCCATGTTCTCACTTCGAAGGAATGACGCCTTTCCCGGAGACACCATGACCCGATACACGCGAATCCCCTTCCCAGCGCTCAGACGCCTCACGCCACTGGCAAGCCTGCTCGGCGGCCTGCTGATTGTCGGCCACGCCAATGCCTTCGACCCGGAAACGGCGCCCAAGGGCGTCGCCGAGGGTGTCGCCCAGGGCCAGGAAGTCGCCATCTTCGCCGGTGGCTGCTTCTGGTGCATGGAGGGACCCTTCGACAAGCTGGACGGTGTGATCTCGACCACCTCCGGCTATACCGCCGGCGAACAGGACAATCCGACCTACAAGCAGGTCTCCTCGGGCAGCACCGGGCACACCGAAGCGGTCAAGGTGGTGTACGAGCCGGAAAAGGTCAGCTACGACACCCTGCTGGATGTCTTCTGGCACAACATCGACCCGGTCGCGGTGGATCGCCAGTTCTGTGATGCCGGCACCCAGTACCGCAGCGGCATCTACCCCCTCGATGAGGCCCAGCGTGACGCCGCCGAGGCCAGTCGCGAGGCGCTGAAAGACAGATTCCCCGAAGGCATCGCCACCGAGATCGAGGCGGCAGGCCCCTGGTATGCGGCCGAGGACTACCATCAGGACTTCTACAAGAAGAACCCGGTGCGCTATCGCTTCTACCGCGCCGGCTGTGGCCGCGATGACCGTCTGGAAGAGATCTGGGGTGACGACGCCCCCGCGCACTGATTCCGCCCTCCAGGCCCTCTGAACGACAACGGCTCGCCATCTGGCGAGCCGTTGTCGTTTGCGTGCTCTGCTGTCTGAGCTGATCTCAGTCTCGATACTGCGTGGCGGCCCGGCGCCAGCACAGGGTCGCCAGCGCGAAGGTCACCGCCAGCACCATTACGCTGGCGGCCACCACCCCGGGCCATCCGGCAGCCTGCCAGAAGGGTTCCAGCCAGAAGCCACCGAGACTCGCGCCCAGATAGTAGGCAGTCAGATACAGTGCACTGGCACTGGCCCGCGCGCCTTCGGCATTGCGTCCGACCCAGGCCGAGGCGGTGGCATGCGCGAGGAAGAAGCCGAAGGCATTCAGGCTCAGGCCGATCAGCATGCCGATCAGCGAATGGCTCAGCGTCAGCAGCGTGCCAAGCACCACGATGCCGGTGCCCAGCATCATGGTCAATGCCTGACCGCGTCGCTGAGCGATCGCCAGCGCGGCCTCGCCGTCCTCAGGCGCGGCCCCCGACACCAGACGCCGTGCCAGCCGGCCAGACTGGGAGGCGCCGAAGGTGCCTGCCAGATAGGTCAGGAACAACAGCCCCAGCCATTGACTGCTGAGTGACCAGGGCGCCTCACTCAGTCGGAATGTCATGTAGCTGTAGAGATTGACGAAGATGAAGAAATTCAGCCCGCCGAGCAGGAATACCGGCCACAGACGGGGGTTGCGAAGATGACGCCCCAGGCCTGCCAGCATGCTTCTCAGCTTGAGCGGCTGGGCGACGAAGCGTCTCTGGCGCGGCAGCAGCTGCCATAACGCCCCCAGCACCAGCAGGCTGACACCGCCGATGGCGGCAAAGCTGGCCTGCCAGCCCCAATGCTCCGCAATCACGCCCCCCGCGACCCGCCCGGAGATGCCGCCCAGTGAATTGGCGCTGATATAGAGCCCTACCGCCACCATCAAGGCGGGTTGCTCCATCTCGTCACTCATGTACGCCACTGCCACCGCCGGCAGGCCGCCGAGCAGAAAGCCCTGCAGCGCGCGCACCGCCAGCAGCGACCAGAAGCCCTCGGCGAACAGGGCCAGCCCTGAACAGGCCACCCCGCCGGCCAGGGTCCACAGCAGGATATGCCGCCGCCCAAGCGCATCGGACAGCGGACCGAACACCAGCAATGCGAGAGCCAGCGTCAGGGTGCTTACCGACAGGGACAGACTCGCCTGCAGCGAGCTCAGGCCCAGATCCGTCGCCAGCAGCGGCAGCAGCGGTTGCACCAGATAGAGGTTGATGAAGACCACGAAGGAGCCCAGGCACAGCGCCTGGGTCATGCGCCGCCAGTCACGCCCGCGCGCCTTGAGCGGCTCGGGCAGCTCTGTCTGTGCGGCGGAGAACGAGGTGTCGGAATCGGGGGAAGAAGACACGGAAAGCGATGAAGCCATCAGGTACCTGCACTCAATCAAGCATGGGGATGGCGCCAGTCTGCGCCGCGCGCCCGCATCAGTAAAATAGCTCGACATGATGATGACCATCAGCAAAGCTGATGGCAATCATCACAGCATGCTGAGGCAAGCGACGCCCCTTCCCCGCGAGCCAACGACAGTATTCGCCCTGCCAGCCGATCGTGGCGAAAGTCGGTCGTGATGAAGGCCAGTCGCAACGAAGCAGTGACAACGAAAAGGACTCAGTGATGAAACTGCCCTTTGATCTACGTGCCCTGGAGATTTTCGTCAGTGTCGTCGAGCATCAGAGCTTCACGTCCGCCGCTCAAACCCTCAGCCTGGCCCAGTCAGCAGTCAGCCAGTCGATCGCCGGGCTCGAAAGCCGACTGGGCACGCAGCTGCTGGTCAGAGGCTCACGCGGTCTGCGCCTGACACCGGCCGGCGACACGCTGCTCGAACATGCCCGGCCCATGCTGCAACAGGCACAGCGCGCGGCACTGGCGATGGCCGAGCTCGAGGGGCTGGTCAAGGGCGAGGTGCGCATCGGCGTCTCCTCGATGCTCGGCTCCTACTACTTCCCGCCCCTGCTGATGGCGTTCAAGGCACGCTACCCCGACATCAAGCTCAGCGTGATCGAGGGCGGTACCCTGAGCCTGCGCCGGATGATCGACAATGCCGAGCTGGACCTGGGCGTCATCGTCGAGGATCAACTCGGCACCGATACCCACGGCCTGATCCGGCGCCACTTCCTGAGTGAGGAAATGGTGGTCTGCCTGGCGAACGATCATCCGCTGGCCGCCCGCACGCAGATCAGTGTCGAGGAGTTCTTCGCCGAGGAGCTGGTGGTCTTCAAGCGCGGCTACTTCCATCGCGATTTCATCGAGCGCCTGGCCAGTCAGCATGGACTCGCGCCGAGCATCGCCTTCGAATCGAACCTGATCGCCCTCAACAAGGCGATCGTCGCGCGTGGCTTCGGGATCACCACCTTCCTCAAGCGTGTGGTCGAGGATGACCGTGAAGAGAACAACCTGACCGCCGTCTCCTTCGATGAGCCCGCCTGGCTTGAGCTGTCACTCGCCTGGCGCCGCGAGCGCGGCCTGTCGCGTGCCGAGCAGGCGCTGGTCGATTTCGTCATTGAACACTCTGCGGCCGGGAGGCCCACCCCGGATGCCTTGAGCGCTGAGGGTCAGGCTGACAGCGCTACGCTGGACTCTCCTTCCTGAACAGTGGCTGACATGTTCCCGGGCTCAGAAACGACATCACCCGGCCAGGGCCGGGTGATGTCGAAGAGGTTCTTGTCCCTTCAAGTGCTTGTCTCTTCAAGGGCTTGTCTGTTTCAGCGCTTGTTTTTTTCAGTGCCAAGCGTGATCGCCTCACTGGCTGCGCATGGCCAGCTTCATCTGCATGGCCTCATGGGGCATCGGGCGACGCGACTGCCAGTAGTGTCTGGACCAGTAGACGTTGTCGAGCCGCGACAGCTTCACGCCACGCGAGGTGGAGGCGTGCAGGAAGTAGCCGTTGCCGACGTAGACCCCCACATGGTTGTAGCGACGCGAGGGACGGAAGAAGACCAGATCACCCGGCTTGAGCTGCGACTTGTCGATACGCTTGCCACGCTTCACCTGGTCGGTGGTGGTGCGCGGCAGATCGATGCCGAAGCCATCACTGAAGACATGCTGCATCAGGGCGGAGCAATCGATGCCGCGGGAGTTGGTTCCTCCCAGACGATAGGGCGTCCCGGCCCAGCGGTCATGCTCTTCCAGCAGGACATCGCGGATGCTCGGCCCTGACATGGCGTAGTCCTGCGACTCGGCGGCCGGCTGGGACGCGGACTGGCGATAGCGCTTGAGCTTCGGCAGTTCCGGCAGGTCCACATCGTAGTAGGCCACATCATTGGACGGTGTTGAGTGACTGGCACAGCCTGCCACACCCAGTGGCAGGATCAGAAAACAGCATAATAACGCGTGGCGCATCCAGCATTCCTCGTCGTGGGCCCGGCGCTGGAAGGGTGAAGGTGAGCAGCGCTTGCGGACGGCGATAACCATTGATGCATGACGATGATCGTTGATCGATCAGGGATAAGACGGTGACTATCTGACGAGGTGGGCCGGATCAGGCAGCAGCACACCTTGCAACACGATGACGACAGTCAGATGACAAACCCAAGTCGTTCGCAGGATAGTAGTTCATGTCTCCGCAAACCGTATGCCATTGCCGCACAAGTTAGACCAAAGCATCAGAGAAAGTGCCCCCCTGCCGCTCACCCGACCTGAATTGAATCCCGCTCAGTGCAACGTGCGAGCGTCTCCGCTCAGCACATCCAGATGCAGCGCAGGCCAATGCCCCGGGCGCGCGCCCGGGAAATCGAGACTCGACCAGGCACCGGCCAGCGGTGGCGCCGCCGTCAGCCACTGGATGAGCGCATCGCGGAAGCCGCGCAGGAAGCTGTCACGCTGGTCGGTATCGCCCATGAAGAAGGCATAGCCGGCGAACAGTCCCCGGGCATATTCCTTCCAGCTGCCGTAGTGGTCGCGCGCCATCGCATAGGCGCTGTCCAGATAGGCAGTGAAGGTCGCATCGTCCAGCCAGCCCAGCTGTCGCCCGGCAATCGCGAGGTCCACCATCTGGGCGATGTCCCACGCCGCCATGTCCAGCTCGTTGCAGCGCGCCTCGTTGTCCCTGACGCGACGCAGACGGTCCAGATGCACCTGCTCATCATCGCCGCGCTCGGCGCTTTCCAGCACGTCGATCTCATTGTCGAGACGGGCGCGATTGAGGGTGTAGGGGCCGTAATTGATCTGGTATTCGTCCCGATCACCGGCATCGCGCAGGAAGTCGAGGAAGCCCTTGAGCGCCTCGGCGTTGGCGAGACCGTAATGACCTTCGAGCCAACCGCTGAGTTCCTCGACGCCCCGCCCGTACTCGTCCATCGGCTCGCCCCAGCACGGCGTATTGAGCGGGCCGCTCAGCGCCAGCGCCGTGAAGCGATCCAGACTCGGGCGCAGCCCCGGCTCCTGCCAGTCGCTGGCGCGCCAGTCGAGCCAATGGAACAGGCTGCCGGGGTCATCGAGATGCCAGCGGATCTCGTTGACCAGCGGATGGTCCTCGAGTTCCGGCACCGCGGACTCCCACACCGCCCAGGCTTCCAGCAGACGCGTGGCGTCCGGATAGTAGCGGCACAGGGCACTGCGCAGACGCTCGGCACACTGGGCCAGCTCATCGGCGGGGAAATCACCGCTGTCCTGCACCATCAGCAGATAGAAGGCGTACTTCTCGGCCATCACCACACTGGCAGGATAGCGATGACAGACGGCCAGCCGCTGACGGCGTTCCAGCTCGACGGCATCGGCACGTCCGAAGGGCGTCTGGGCATCGGGCAAGGCACCACGCGCGGCATCGGCGGCCAACTGATTGAGATGATGCGCCTGCGCCGGCAGCCAGAAGCGTGCCATGCCCTGCACGCCATCGCGGGTGTCCAGCGCCAGCGTCTCATTGAGATATTGGCGTGCCTCTTCGCGGCGCGCCGTATCGACCTCGGCGACAAGCCCCTGACGATAGAGCAGGTCCGGCTCGCGGATACTGGCGATGGCCAGCACCCAGTGGCGACTGTCATTGCGCCACGCACGAATCGCCGCTCGGCAGCGCTCACGCTGGGCGGCAGGCAGCAGCGCATGCAGCTCGCAACGCAGCGGCGTCAGTGGCGACGCCATCAACGGACGCCAGTCACTCTCGGTGTCGCGGGTCAGATCGACACCCTCGAACAGACTGCGACCGCGCTGATAGGCGCGAGCCACGCCCTGCCAATCGGCATAGCGACGCACCAGCAGGTCGATGCCGTGGGCGGCGAAGTCCTCGCCCTCCTCACGACTCAGCCAGCCGGCACATAGCCCGGCAAAGGCGAGATCGACCAGACGCAGCCAGTCCCAGGCGGCGAATTCCAGTGGCTCCCCACGATCGAGATACTGCAGCAGCAGCTCGCCGTAGGCCGCGGGTGACGGGGGCTTTTCCAGCCCGCCATCGGCGACGTCGATGCTGGAGGAGGCATGCGCGGGGGGGCCCTTGCGCCCTGCCGACTTGCGTTCGGCCTCTTCCTGAGCCGCGTCCGCTTCCAGCTCATCCAGCCACTTGGCACGCTCGCTGTCGCTGGCCGTCATCAGGCGTGCGCTGTCGATATCCCAGCCATAGCGATGCCCCTGGGAGGCCAGCCACAGCAACAGTCGAATCAGCTCATCACGCCCGGTGATCGCCCAGGTCTCGGCCAGCCAGCGCGTGACGTCCGGCCAGTGCGCCGCGGCGTCAAAACCGCTGACACCGTCTTCGTGCGGGCCGCTGTCATCGGTGGTCAATGTCCGACCGCCGAGCCACGGCGAGAAGATGGCGCGCGCCATCCAGACCCGGTCGCGCTCACCCTGAGGCCAGAGCTGCGTAACCGCCACCGGAGGCTGTGCCTCCAGCGCCTCCAGCAGACGTGGCCAGGTGACGCCGGCGTCTTCGTGCTCCAACTGGGACAGCGCGAGGCTGGCCTCGAAGAAGCCATCATCGCCTCGCGTCCAGCCCGCATCGCTGCGCGAATGGGCCAGGGCCTTGAGCCAGTCATCCAGCGAGGTGAAACGCCCGCCAATCGCCGTGAGTAGACGTATCAGCCAGGCACGCGTGCGCGCCTCTGACAGCCAGCCGGCGGTACGTGCCAGCGCCAGCAATTCCAACGCCTCCAGCTGGTGCAGCGGGTCCGGGGTATCATGGGGGAAAGCCTCCAGCAGACGCCATCCCAACTCCCCCGCATCCGGGACTTCCTGGGCCTTCAGACGCGCGCACGCCTGGGCCGGTGTCCACACCGTTTCCGGCGCAGCACTGAAACCCCAACCGCACAACACCAGCTGTTGCCCCCACCAGGCACTCAGGGGTTCGACCAAGGCACACCTCACGACTCGATAGGATTCGACTGACGCAACACTTGCGACCGGGCAACTCGCAACCGGCGGCGCATAGTGTAACGGAAAGGGGCTTGCGGCGATGCCCCTCGCGCAGGATAGCGAGCACGGACAACGCCATGACGCCCGAAGACAATGCCACTGTCATCGGGCGTCATGGCGTGGTGGCTGCAGACAGCGCAGGCCAAGATTACCGCATTCTCATCACATCAGGATCATCACATCAGGATGTCTTCATGGACTGGTTGCTGGTCGGGATACGGAAGAAGGCGCAGTACGCCACCGGCAGCACCACCAGCGTCAGCAGGGTCGCCACGCCCAACCCGAACACGATCACCACCGCCATGCTCGAGAAGAAGGCATCCGGGAACAGCGGAATCATGCCCAGCATGGTGGTGATGGCCGCCATCGACACCGGCCGCACACGGCTGACGGCCGCCTGCACCACCGCCTGGAAGCGATCCTCCTGCTCATCGAGCTGCACGTTGATCTCCTCCACCAGCACGATGGCGTTCTTGAGCACCATGCCGATCAGACTCAAGGTGCCGAGCAGCGCCATGAAGGTGAACGGCGCACCGAACACGATCAGACCACTGACGATACCGATCAGCGTCAGCGGCACGATGGACCAGATGGCCAGCGCCTGACGCAGGTTGGAGAACAGCAGCACCGTGATCACGAACATGCCCAGCAGCCCCATCGGCAGCGAGGAGAACAGCGCCTGCTGAGCTTCGGATGAGGTTTCATACTCGCCGCCCCACTCCAGGTGGTAGCCCTCGGGCAGCTCGATGGCCTCGATCTTGGGACGGATACGTCCCAGCACGCTGGCGGCCGTTTCCCCGGACAGCGGCATTGGCTCGGCGTAGACCGCCAGCATGCGCTGACGATCACGACGCTTGATCAAAGGGTCACGCAGCTCTGTCTTGAGCGGCCCCATCACCGAGCCCGCCGGCACGTAGGTCTCCTGCTCATCGCTCCAGACGTTGAGACTCGCCAGGGTGTCGAGATCGAAGCGCTGACGCTCCTCACCGCGCAGCAGAATCGGGATCAGCTCGGAGCCTTCGCGATAGACACCGACGCTCTCGCCGTCGCTGTTGATCAGCAGCGCCTGATGCAGCGAGTCACGCGTCACGCCGACACGCCGCGCCTGATCATCCAGGAATTCGGGCTCGATGCGATTGACGCGATTGCGCCATGACAGACGAATGCTGTCGGCCAGCGGCTCCTCCTCGAAGACGCGACGTACCTTGCCCGCCAGCTGACGCAGCACTGCGGGGTCTTCGCCGTAGAGACGCGCCTCGAGACTCGCCTTGGCCGATGGCCCGACCTGCAACGCCTGCACCTTGTATTCCACTTCAGGGTACTCGGCACGCACCAGGCGTATCACCTCCTCCATGCGCGCTTCGCGACTGGCCCGGTCCCGGGTCTCGACGATCAGCTGCCCGAAGCTGGCATAGCTGTCTTCCGGCGAGTAGGTCAGCGTGAAGCGCTGGGCACCCCCGCCGGTGACGCTGGTGACATGCTTGACCTTGTCCATCTTGAGCACCTGCTGCTCCAGGTCGGCGATACGCGCTTCCGTCGCCAGCACATCGGTGCCTTCCGGCATCCAGACATCGACGAAGAACAGCGGGGTCGAGGCATCCGGGAAGAAGGCATTCTTGACCTGTCCGAAGCTCATCACGGCCGCCACCAGCAACGCCACCGCGCCCCCCAGGGTCAGCCAGCGCAGGCGAATCGCCCAGCTCAGCAGACTGCGGAAGCCACGGAAGATGACGCCACGATAGGGGTCTTCCTCCTGATTCTCGTCCGTGTCACTGTCCTTCGTCTCCCGCGCTTCGCGGAAGAACATGTCGAAGAAGAACGGTGTCAGCGTCAGGGCGGTGATCCAGCTCAACAGCAACGAGTAGCACAGCACCCAGAACAATGACCCGACGAACTCGCCGGTGGCATCCGGCGACAGACCGATGGGCGCGAAGGCAGTGATCGCGATCACCGTGGCCCCCAGCAGCGGCATGCGGTTCTGATTGACGACCTCGAAGGCGGCCTGGCGCTTGGTCTTGCCACGCTTGAGACCGATCAACATGCCCTCGGTGACCACGAT comes from bacterium Scap17 and encodes:
- the msrA gene encoding peptide-methionine (S)-S-oxide reductase MsrA; amino-acid sequence: MTRYTRIPFPALRRLTPLASLLGGLLIVGHANAFDPETAPKGVAEGVAQGQEVAIFAGGCFWCMEGPFDKLDGVISTTSGYTAGEQDNPTYKQVSSGSTGHTEAVKVVYEPEKVSYDTLLDVFWHNIDPVAVDRQFCDAGTQYRSGIYPLDEAQRDAAEASREALKDRFPEGIATEIEAAGPWYAAEDYHQDFYKKNPVRYRFYRAGCGRDDRLEEIWGDDAPAH
- a CDS encoding DUF1266 domain-containing protein; translated protein: MVEPLSAWWGQQLVLCGWGFSAAPETVWTPAQACARLKAQEVPDAGELGWRLLEAFPHDTPDPLHQLEALELLALARTAGWLSEARTRAWLIRLLTAIGGRFTSLDDWLKALAHSRSDAGWTRGDDGFFEASLALSQLEHEDAGVTWPRLLEALEAQPPVAVTQLWPQGERDRVWMARAIFSPWLGGRTLTTDDSGPHEDGVSGFDAAAHWPDVTRWLAETWAITGRDELIRLLLWLASQGHRYGWDIDSARLMTASDSERAKWLDELEADAAQEEAERKSAGRKGPPAHASSSIDVADGGLEKPPSPAAYGELLLQYLDRGEPLEFAAWDWLRLVDLAFAGLCAGWLSREEGEDFAAHGIDLLVRRYADWQGVARAYQRGRSLFEGVDLTRDTESDWRPLMASPLTPLRCELHALLPAAQRERCRAAIRAWRNDSRHWVLAIASIREPDLLYRQGLVAEVDTARREEARQYLNETLALDTRDGVQGMARFWLPAQAHHLNQLAADAARGALPDAQTPFGRADAVELERRQRLAVCHRYPASVVMAEKYAFYLLMVQDSGDFPADELAQCAERLRSALCRYYPDATRLLEAWAVWESAVPELEDHPLVNEIRWHLDDPGSLFHWLDWRASDWQEPGLRPSLDRFTALALSGPLNTPCWGEPMDEYGRGVEELSGWLEGHYGLANAEALKGFLDFLRDAGDRDEYQINYGPYTLNRARLDNEIDVLESAERGDDEQVHLDRLRRVRDNEARCNELDMAAWDIAQMVDLAIAGRQLGWLDDATFTAYLDSAYAMARDHYGSWKEYARGLFAGYAFFMGDTDQRDSFLRGFRDALIQWLTAAPPLAGAWSSLDFPGARPGHWPALHLDVLSGDARTLH
- a CDS encoding MFS transporter → MASSLSVSSSPDSDTSFSAAQTELPEPLKARGRDWRRMTQALCLGSFVVFINLYLVQPLLPLLATDLGLSSLQASLSLSVSTLTLALALLVFGPLSDALGRRHILLWTLAGGVACSGLALFAEGFWSLLAVRALQGFLLGGLPAVAVAYMSDEMEQPALMVAVGLYISANSLGGISGRVAGGVIAEHWGWQASFAAIGGVSLLVLGALWQLLPRQRRFVAQPLKLRSMLAGLGRHLRNPRLWPVFLLGGLNFFIFVNLYSYMTFRLSEAPWSLSSQWLGLLFLTYLAGTFGASQSGRLARRLVSGAAPEDGEAALAIAQRRGQALTMMLGTGIVVLGTLLTLSHSLIGMLIGLSLNAFGFFLAHATASAWVGRNAEGARASASALYLTAYYLGASLGGFWLEPFWQAAGWPGVVAASVMVLAVTFALATLCWRRAATQYRD
- a CDS encoding efflux RND transporter permease subunit codes for the protein MVDYFLRHKVISWMVVLLLSVGGVTSFFGLGQLEFPEFTIRNAVVITQYPGATPKQVEEEVTLPLEKAIQQIPNLKRVSSVNSSGLSQITLELESSVREGEMQQYWDLLRRKINDAQSSLPPGSGSSIVNDDFGDVFGLLYNLSGKGYSAHDLEDQADFLQRELTLVEGVKKVSIVGARSEQVIVALDRDRMQALNISPDQLANLLNAQNVVGDAGRIRQNGLSLELQPSGEFQSVQDLERLVVGRPGNGGLIRLGDIASVSREYTESPSRLYHTDGETALSLGISFASGVNVVEVGALVDKRLGELESRMPLGMELTTVYHQPQVVDEAVSGFLINLAEAIGIVILVLLVFMGVKSGVLMGLVLLITILGTFVMMSIHGIELQKISLGALIIALGMLVDNAIVVTEGMLIGLKRGKTKRQAAFEVVNQNRMPLLGATVIAITAFAPIGLSPDATGEFVGSLFWVLCYSLLLSWITALTLTPFFFDMFFREARETKDSDTDENQEEDPYRGVIFRGFRSLLSWAIRLRWLTLGGAVALLVAAVMSFGQVKNAFFPDASTPLFFVDVWMPEGTDVLATEARIADLEQQVLKMDKVKHVTSVTGGGAQRFTLTYSPEDSYASFGQLIVETRDRASREARMEEVIRLVRAEYPEVEYKVQALQVGPSAKASLEARLYGEDPAVLRQLAGKVRRVFEEEPLADSIRLSWRNRVNRIEPEFLDDQARRVGVTRDSLHQALLINSDGESVGVYREGSELIPILLRGEERQRFDLDTLASLNVWSDEQETYVPAGSVMGPLKTELRDPLIKRRDRQRMLAVYAEPMPLSGETAASVLGRIRPKIEAIELPEGYHLEWGGEYETSSEAQQALFSSLPMGLLGMFVITVLLFSNLRQALAIWSIVPLTLIGIVSGLIVFGAPFTFMALLGTLSLIGMVLKNAIVLVEEINVQLDEQEDRFQAVVQAAVSRVRPVSMAAITTMLGMIPLFPDAFFSSMAVVIVFGLGVATLLTLVVLPVAYCAFFRIPTSNQSMKTS
- a CDS encoding LysR family transcriptional regulator — protein: MKLPFDLRALEIFVSVVEHQSFTSAAQTLSLAQSAVSQSIAGLESRLGTQLLVRGSRGLRLTPAGDTLLEHARPMLQQAQRAALAMAELEGLVKGEVRIGVSSMLGSYYFPPLLMAFKARYPDIKLSVIEGGTLSLRRMIDNAELDLGVIVEDQLGTDTHGLIRRHFLSEEMVVCLANDHPLAARTQISVEEFFAEELVVFKRGYFHRDFIERLASQHGLAPSIAFESNLIALNKAIVARGFGITTFLKRVVEDDREENNLTAVSFDEPAWLELSLAWRRERGLSRAEQALVDFVIEHSAAGRPTPDALSAEGQADSATLDSPS